Proteins encoded in a region of the Haloglomus salinum genome:
- a CDS encoding MarR family transcriptional regulator → MAESDAEELSDLPPSAKLVFKVLEYNGPMTQKGIVEESMLSARTVRYALERLEEIDTVEEDVYFADARQNLYEIVQPETEGEPEAPAAADD, encoded by the coding sequence ATGGCAGAATCCGACGCGGAGGAACTCTCGGACCTTCCGCCGAGCGCGAAGCTCGTTTTCAAGGTGCTCGAGTACAACGGGCCCATGACCCAGAAGGGCATCGTCGAGGAGTCGATGCTGTCGGCCCGGACGGTCCGCTACGCGCTCGAACGACTCGAGGAGATAGACACGGTCGAGGAGGACGTCTACTTCGCCGACGCCCGGCAGAACCTCTACGAGATCGTCCAGCCCGAGACCGAGGGCGAACCCGAGGCCCCCGCAGCAGCCGACGACTAG
- a CDS encoding DUF7090 family protein, producing MDYELAIEGAPDTIPGGTGVLLVHPSTGETDRIDTDFLKTDTDHLLVVSTRTTAREVQQKLEYYGVDEENAVILDTLSVERGYSRRSASNFHYVGAPDDLDGIVEVVREFLDTHDGKLRISFDSITELAYYADEDRARGAVEDVLALLAEHDAVGLFHLAEEVHDEAVVEGYRELFDGVVTLTADGTVTCEF from the coding sequence ATGGACTACGAGTTGGCCATCGAGGGCGCGCCGGACACGATTCCCGGCGGGACCGGCGTGTTGCTGGTCCACCCGAGCACGGGCGAAACCGACCGCATCGACACGGACTTCCTGAAGACGGACACCGACCACCTGCTGGTCGTCTCCACCCGGACCACCGCACGCGAGGTCCAGCAGAAACTGGAGTACTACGGCGTCGACGAGGAGAACGCCGTCATCCTCGATACGCTCTCGGTCGAGCGGGGCTACTCGCGGCGCTCGGCGAGCAACTTCCACTACGTCGGTGCGCCCGACGACCTGGACGGCATCGTGGAGGTCGTCCGCGAGTTTCTCGACACCCACGACGGCAAGCTCCGCATCAGCTTCGACTCCATCACGGAGCTGGCGTACTACGCCGACGAGGACCGCGCCCGCGGCGCCGTCGAGGACGTCCTCGCACTGCTCGCCGAGCACGACGCCGTCGGCCTGTTCCACCTCGCCGAGGAGGTCCACGACGAGGCCGTCGTCGAGGGGTACCGCGAGCTGTTCGACGGGGTCGTCACACTCACGGCCGACGGGACGGTCACCTGCGAGTTCTGA
- a CDS encoding sodium/calcium exchanger protein yields MANARYSIGSLAVAALFTLPWVGVWATGSVDTLSTVLQVLVAGSAVLGASFLLAWGAETAEKDVPRAFALAVLAVLAVAPEYAVDALYAYQAGANPGSGGGDLAVANMTGANRILIGLGWSGIALFSIYKARSSGDTAVDRGDGFLSSAVKLDESIATEILFLTAATVWAFLVPFGMLGGGRGIDIVDMLVLVGLYVTYIFVIIRGDIEESEAHVGVPAYLQGFGRQLRIPIVLGLFVYSGFLIFTAVEPFAHGLEAIGVNYGIPEFFMVQWFAPLASESPELIVTAYLVNKARTTASFNALISSKLNQWTLLIGTLVVVYSIALGQYGALPFGEKQAAEIWLTAAQSFFALAILINFRISMKEAVVLLVLFLSQVVGEFVLIQTMSEAAAESASVTLLLAFTALYIVLGVGLFASRFDDAKRVASLSRSQFRGTADASEVKADD; encoded by the coding sequence ATGGCAAACGCCCGGTACTCTATCGGTTCGCTGGCGGTTGCGGCTCTCTTCACGCTGCCGTGGGTCGGCGTCTGGGCGACCGGCTCCGTCGACACGCTCTCCACGGTGCTGCAGGTCCTCGTCGCGGGGTCGGCCGTCCTCGGCGCCTCCTTCCTGCTGGCGTGGGGCGCCGAGACCGCCGAGAAGGACGTTCCCCGGGCATTCGCGCTCGCGGTCCTCGCAGTCCTCGCGGTGGCGCCCGAATACGCCGTCGACGCCCTCTACGCGTACCAGGCCGGCGCCAACCCCGGCTCCGGCGGGGGCGACCTCGCGGTCGCCAACATGACCGGCGCTAACCGCATCCTCATCGGCCTGGGCTGGTCCGGTATCGCCCTGTTCTCCATCTACAAGGCCCGCTCCTCGGGCGACACCGCGGTCGACCGGGGCGACGGGTTCCTCTCGAGCGCCGTCAAACTCGACGAGAGTATCGCCACCGAGATACTCTTTCTCACCGCCGCCACCGTCTGGGCGTTCCTGGTACCGTTCGGGATGCTCGGCGGCGGGCGTGGCATCGACATCGTCGATATGCTGGTCCTCGTGGGGCTGTACGTCACGTACATCTTCGTCATCATCCGTGGCGACATCGAGGAGAGCGAGGCCCACGTCGGCGTCCCCGCCTACCTCCAGGGGTTCGGTCGACAGCTCCGCATCCCCATCGTCCTGGGGCTGTTCGTCTACTCGGGCTTTCTCATCTTCACCGCCGTCGAGCCGTTCGCACACGGGCTGGAGGCCATCGGCGTGAACTACGGCATCCCCGAGTTCTTCATGGTCCAGTGGTTCGCGCCGCTGGCCAGCGAGTCGCCCGAACTCATCGTCACGGCCTACCTCGTCAACAAGGCCCGGACGACGGCCTCGTTCAACGCGCTCATCTCCTCGAAGCTGAACCAGTGGACGCTGCTCATCGGGACGCTGGTCGTCGTCTACTCCATCGCACTCGGCCAGTACGGCGCGCTCCCGTTCGGCGAGAAGCAGGCCGCCGAGATATGGCTCACCGCCGCCCAGAGCTTCTTCGCACTGGCCATCCTCATCAACTTCCGCATCTCGATGAAGGAAGCGGTGGTGTTACTCGTGCTGTTCCTCTCGCAGGTCGTCGGCGAGTTCGTCCTCATCCAGACGATGAGCGAGGCGGCCGCCGAGAGCGCCAGCGTCACCCTCCTGCTCGCCTTCACCGCGCTCTACATCGTGCTGGGGGTGGGCCTGTTCGCGAGCCGGTTCGACGACGCGAAGCGGGTCGCCTCGCTCAGCCGGAGCCAGTTCAGGGGGACCGCAGACGCCTCGGAGGTCAAGGCGGACGACTAG
- a CDS encoding PQQ-binding-like beta-propeller repeat protein encodes MSGPGTDAPEAGGTEQWRFRTSGSPDSSPVLAGDTIYLSSDRLYAVDRRTGTERWRFGAGRPMRPSPTVRDDTVYVTSNDGHLYAVDASDGTERWRIQIGEWPGFSPAVDRELVYVGSSDGNLYAIDRQSGETRWQYGTDGEVFPSPAVAGGTVYFGSWDGRLYAVDAETGAERWRFRTGDDVGPPAVVEGTVYVGSEDGHLYAVDAATGAGDWEFETGDGIISRPLVSGDVVYVGRANGYPNRGALFAVNRKDGTCRWQHEVADSVKCTPALAEGTVYFGCRDGNLYALDADTGTERWRFETGDRVFSDPTVADGTVYIASRDGNLYAVTATGAEPSADAGSAGDADPVEEASDNECPSCGSEVTPSSGPPFCPECGMRLDG; translated from the coding sequence ATGAGCGGGCCAGGAACGGACGCCCCGGAGGCGGGTGGGACGGAGCAGTGGCGGTTCCGGACGAGCGGGTCACCCGACTCGAGCCCGGTGCTGGCCGGGGACACCATCTATCTCTCGAGCGACCGGCTGTACGCGGTCGACAGACGGACCGGGACCGAGCGCTGGCGGTTCGGGGCCGGCCGGCCGATGCGTCCGTCACCGACGGTCCGTGATGACACCGTCTACGTCACCAGCAACGACGGACACCTGTACGCGGTGGACGCGTCCGACGGGACGGAACGGTGGCGCATCCAAATCGGGGAGTGGCCGGGATTCTCCCCGGCGGTGGATCGAGAACTCGTCTACGTCGGCAGCAGCGACGGGAACCTGTACGCAATCGACCGGCAGAGTGGGGAGACGCGGTGGCAGTACGGGACGGACGGGGAGGTGTTCCCGTCACCAGCGGTAGCGGGCGGGACAGTCTACTTCGGCAGCTGGGACGGACGGCTCTACGCCGTGGATGCCGAGACCGGAGCGGAGCGATGGCGGTTCCGGACGGGCGACGATGTCGGACCTCCCGCCGTCGTCGAAGGAACCGTCTACGTCGGGAGCGAAGACGGGCACCTGTACGCGGTGGATGCCGCCACGGGGGCCGGGGACTGGGAGTTCGAGACGGGGGACGGGATCATCAGTCGGCCGCTGGTGAGCGGTGATGTGGTCTATGTCGGTCGGGCCAACGGATATCCGAACCGCGGAGCCCTGTTCGCGGTGAACCGGAAAGACGGGACCTGTCGCTGGCAGCACGAGGTGGCGGACTCAGTCAAATGTACCCCCGCACTCGCCGAGGGGACCGTCTACTTCGGGTGCCGAGACGGGAACCTGTACGCGCTCGACGCGGACACTGGCACCGAACGGTGGCGATTCGAGACCGGTGACAGGGTGTTCTCCGACCCGACGGTCGCCGACGGCACCGTCTACATCGCGAGCCGGGACGGGAACCTGTACGCGGTGACGGCGACCGGAGCGGAGCCGTCCGCGGACGCTGGCTCGGCCGGCGATGCCGACCCGGTTGAGGAAGCAAGCGACAACGAGTGTCCGTCGTGTGGCTCCGAGGTCACACCATCGAGCGGCCCGCCGTTCTGTCCAGAGTGTGGGATGCGACTCGACGGCTGA
- a CDS encoding ATP-grasp domain-containing protein produces the protein MLRLGVATDAETLDRVREPLAERGIEAVHLPTAERTVDLTAPDDAYPDVDVGFVAPPRLAEGGVAAALLDVPWVNDREAVLRSRHKGETLARLGRADVPTPDSVVVSNPSGEAALLDALDRVGTPAVVKPNSATRGIGVARVGDADSLLGVTDYLDLLHEFPATGDRSFLVQSLVPDARDYRVMCVEGEYVGAVERRLPDTAREAGRWKHNVHRGAEATGVDLPADLRDLAERAATALDIPWLGVDLLVADDGDGRAVVNETNARPTVDTATKYEPGFYDRLAALVRRTADGA, from the coding sequence ATGCTCAGACTCGGGGTTGCGACCGACGCGGAGACCCTCGACCGGGTCCGTGAACCCCTCGCCGAGCGCGGTATCGAGGCGGTCCACCTGCCGACGGCCGAGCGAACGGTCGACCTCACCGCCCCGGATGACGCCTACCCCGACGTGGATGTCGGCTTCGTCGCGCCACCGCGGCTCGCCGAGGGCGGCGTCGCCGCCGCCCTGCTCGACGTGCCGTGGGTGAACGACCGCGAGGCGGTGCTCCGCTCGCGGCACAAGGGAGAGACGCTGGCTCGACTCGGACGGGCAGACGTCCCGACACCCGATTCGGTCGTCGTCTCGAACCCGTCCGGCGAGGCCGCGCTCCTCGACGCGCTCGACCGCGTGGGGACGCCCGCCGTCGTCAAGCCCAACTCGGCGACGCGCGGCATCGGCGTCGCGCGGGTCGGCGATGCCGACTCCCTGCTCGGCGTGACCGACTACCTCGACCTGCTCCACGAGTTCCCGGCGACCGGTGACCGCTCCTTCCTCGTCCAGTCGCTCGTACCCGACGCCCGCGACTACCGGGTGATGTGCGTCGAGGGGGAGTACGTCGGCGCCGTCGAACGGCGGCTCCCCGACACCGCTCGCGAGGCGGGCCGCTGGAAGCACAACGTCCACCGCGGCGCCGAGGCGACCGGCGTGGACCTGCCCGCCGACCTGCGCGACCTCGCCGAGCGGGCTGCCACGGCGCTCGACATCCCCTGGCTCGGCGTTGACCTGCTGGTCGCCGACGACGGGGACGGCCGGGCCGTGGTCAACGAGACGAACGCCCGGCCGACGGTCGACACCGCGACGAAGTACGAACCCGGCTTCTACGACCGGCTGGCGGCGCTGGTTCGGCGGACGGCCGACGGAGCGTGA
- a CDS encoding thioredoxin family protein, whose translation MTVNLYDFHADWCGPCKTQDPILDELKEDWGDRFDLEKVNVDEEQDVANEYQVRSLPTLIIENDDGIVERFVGVTQRDDIEDALERAGA comes from the coding sequence ATGACTGTCAACCTGTACGACTTCCACGCGGACTGGTGTGGCCCCTGCAAGACACAGGACCCCATCCTCGACGAGCTGAAGGAGGACTGGGGCGACCGGTTCGACCTCGAGAAGGTCAACGTCGACGAGGAACAGGACGTCGCCAACGAGTACCAGGTCCGCTCGCTGCCGACGCTCATCATCGAGAACGACGACGGCATCGTCGAGCGGTTCGTCGGCGTCACCCAGCGCGACGACATCGAGGACGCGCTGGAGCGCGCCGGCGCCTGA
- a CDS encoding type II glyceraldehyde-3-phosphate dehydrogenase: MIQVAVNGYGTIGKRVADAVTLQPDMELVGVAKTSPNHEAELAVENGYPLYAAVEDRIELFDEAGIELAGTVDELVEASDIVVDACPSGIGADNKSMYEELDTPALYQGGEDADLVDTSFNARANYTDAEGADHVRVVSCNTTGLSRLLAPLEEEYGVEKARVTLVRRGGDPGQTGRGPINDILPNPVTLPSHHGPDVNTIFPDLSIDTLGLKVPATLMHTHSVNVQLEPDAADMPSADEVRELLAGEERTFMVQPSHDIDGAGKLKEYALDRGRPRGDLWENCIWSESISVEDDDLYLFQAIHQESDVVPENVDAIRAVLGEADAAKSRERTNETMGVGL, translated from the coding sequence ATGATCCAGGTCGCGGTCAACGGCTACGGGACCATCGGCAAGCGCGTCGCGGACGCCGTCACGCTCCAGCCCGACATGGAGCTGGTGGGCGTGGCGAAGACCAGCCCCAACCACGAGGCGGAACTCGCCGTCGAGAACGGCTACCCGCTGTACGCGGCGGTCGAGGACCGCATCGAGCTGTTCGACGAGGCCGGCATCGAACTCGCGGGCACGGTCGACGAACTCGTCGAGGCGTCCGACATCGTCGTGGACGCCTGCCCGTCGGGTATCGGCGCCGACAACAAGTCGATGTACGAGGAACTGGACACGCCCGCGCTCTACCAGGGCGGCGAGGACGCCGACCTCGTGGACACGTCGTTCAACGCCCGGGCGAACTACACCGACGCCGAGGGCGCCGACCACGTCCGCGTCGTCTCCTGCAACACGACCGGCCTCTCCCGGCTGCTCGCGCCGCTCGAGGAGGAGTACGGCGTCGAGAAGGCCCGCGTCACGCTCGTCCGGCGCGGCGGCGACCCCGGGCAGACCGGCCGCGGCCCCATCAACGACATCCTGCCCAACCCGGTCACGCTCCCGAGCCACCACGGCCCGGACGTGAACACCATCTTCCCCGACCTTTCTATCGACACGCTGGGGCTGAAGGTGCCGGCGACGCTGATGCACACGCACTCCGTGAACGTCCAGCTGGAGCCCGACGCTGCCGACATGCCCAGCGCCGACGAGGTGCGCGAGCTGCTGGCTGGCGAGGAGCGGACGTTCATGGTCCAGCCGAGCCACGACATCGACGGCGCGGGCAAGCTCAAGGAGTACGCGCTGGACCGCGGCCGGCCGCGGGGGGACCTCTGGGAGAACTGCATCTGGAGCGAGTCCATCAGCGTCGAGGACGACGACCTCTACCTGTTCCAGGCCATCCACCAGGAGTCCGACGTGGTGCCCGAGAACGTCGACGCCATCCGCGCGGTGCTGGGCGAGGCCGACGCCGCCAAGTCCCGCGAGCGGACGAACGAGACGATGGGCGTCGGGCTGTAA
- a CDS encoding Hsp20/alpha crystallin family protein, translating into MRRDDRDDDPFSDVSDFFREIERMMGGADSGFGDDVHFRVDREDDLVRVVGDLPGVEKEAIDVQCDGHDLIVGADTDRHEYRERIDLPVRVDEHSAEATFNNGVLEITLDPVESGTGIDLD; encoded by the coding sequence ATGCGCCGCGACGACCGCGACGACGACCCGTTCTCGGATGTCTCGGATTTCTTCCGCGAGATAGAGCGGATGATGGGTGGTGCCGACTCCGGCTTCGGCGACGACGTCCACTTCCGGGTCGACCGCGAGGACGACCTGGTGCGGGTGGTGGGTGACCTGCCGGGTGTCGAGAAGGAGGCCATCGACGTCCAGTGTGACGGGCACGACCTCATCGTCGGCGCCGACACCGACCGGCACGAGTACCGCGAGCGCATCGACCTCCCGGTCCGGGTCGACGAGCACTCCGCGGAGGCGACCTTCAACAACGGTGTCCTCGAGATCACGCTCGACCCCGTCGAGAGCGGCACCGGAATCGACCTCGACTGA
- the larE gene encoding ATP-dependent sacrificial sulfur transferase LarE: MTDDAAADPAEESLDPSVRERAAAVRESLAELDGVLVAFSGGVDSAVVAALAHDALGDDAVACTARSETLPAEELDDARRVAEEIGIRHEEVTFSELDDPNFVENGGDRCYHCRTMRLGAMFERARELDIDTVCDGTNASDPGEGHRPGLRAVEEMDAYSPLLAHDIDKENVRAIAREYDLSVADKPSMACLSSRIPTGLEVTEERLSRVEKAERLLRTWGFEQFRVRDHDGLARIEVRADELEYALDTDFAAAARDHLRDAGFDHVTLDLAGYETGSVSPEGETGADADDGLPSEADVLDAEYPTGDD, from the coding sequence ATGACCGACGACGCTGCTGCCGACCCGGCGGAGGAGTCGCTCGACCCCTCGGTCCGCGAGCGGGCGGCGGCCGTCCGCGAGTCGCTGGCCGAGCTGGACGGCGTCCTCGTCGCGTTCTCGGGGGGTGTCGACTCCGCCGTCGTGGCCGCGCTGGCCCACGACGCCCTCGGCGACGATGCGGTCGCCTGTACCGCCCGGAGCGAGACCCTCCCCGCCGAGGAACTCGACGACGCCCGCCGCGTCGCCGAGGAGATCGGTATCCGCCACGAGGAGGTCACCTTCTCCGAACTCGACGACCCGAACTTCGTCGAGAACGGCGGCGACCGCTGCTACCACTGCCGGACGATGCGCCTGGGCGCCATGTTCGAGCGGGCCCGCGAACTCGACATCGACACCGTCTGCGACGGGACGAACGCCTCGGACCCCGGCGAGGGCCACCGCCCCGGCCTCCGCGCGGTCGAGGAGATGGACGCCTACTCCCCGCTGCTGGCCCACGATATCGACAAGGAGAACGTTCGCGCCATCGCCCGGGAGTACGACCTCTCGGTCGCGGACAAGCCCTCGATGGCGTGTCTCTCCTCCCGTATCCCGACCGGACTCGAGGTGACCGAGGAGCGCCTCTCGCGCGTGGAGAAGGCCGAACGCCTCCTCCGGACGTGGGGCTTCGAGCAGTTCCGCGTGCGCGACCACGACGGCCTCGCGCGCATCGAGGTCCGCGCCGACGAACTGGAGTACGCGCTCGACACCGACTTCGCGGCCGCCGCCCGCGACCACCTTCGCGACGCGGGCTTCGACCACGTCACGCTGGACCTCGCGGGCTACGAGACCGGCAGCGTCTCGCCCGAGGGCGAGACGGGGGCCGACGCCGACGACGGACTTCCCAGCGAGGCCGACGTGCTGGACGCCGAGTACCCGACCGGGGACGACTGA
- a CDS encoding preprotein translocase subunit Sec61beta, which yields MSSGQNSGGLMSSAGLVRYFDSEDRNAPTIDPKTVVAFGVLFGVLIQVLNAVA from the coding sequence ATGAGCAGCGGACAGAACTCCGGCGGCCTGATGTCCAGTGCCGGGCTGGTCCGGTACTTCGACTCCGAGGACCGCAACGCACCGACCATCGACCCCAAGACGGTGGTCGCCTTCGGCGTCCTCTTCGGCGTTCTCATCCAGGTCCTGAACGCGGTCGCCTGA
- a CDS encoding mechanosensitive ion channel family protein produces the protein MTGFVPVAQTNPLAGLRVDAGTVTQAVLVLVVAYVLARLVAAGLSFVAERAGDRRIAVKVFIPLARFVIYAVATASILGGIFQLGSTELVAAGGLLGAALGFGIKDLFASVIGGLVVVFERPYRVGDKVGLGEHYGEVTDVGLRATRLVTPDDTEVVVPNLAIFGDSVANANAGAAEMLAVAEVHVAPTADHERAVDIVREAALTSPYVRLSGEHPVTVIVEDGPHYTTIRGKAYVADLRDEFPFTSDVTRRALAEFDAAGIERPRFAPDEA, from the coding sequence GTGACGGGGTTCGTACCGGTCGCGCAGACGAACCCGCTCGCCGGCCTCCGGGTCGACGCCGGGACCGTCACCCAGGCGGTGCTGGTGCTGGTGGTCGCGTACGTGCTGGCGCGGCTCGTCGCCGCGGGCCTGTCGTTCGTCGCCGAGCGTGCGGGCGACCGCCGTATCGCGGTGAAGGTGTTCATCCCACTGGCCCGGTTCGTCATCTACGCGGTGGCCACCGCCTCCATCCTGGGCGGCATCTTCCAGCTCGGTTCGACGGAACTCGTCGCCGCCGGCGGCCTGCTCGGGGCCGCGCTCGGCTTCGGCATCAAGGACCTGTTCGCCAGCGTCATCGGCGGGCTGGTGGTCGTCTTCGAGCGGCCCTACCGCGTCGGCGACAAGGTCGGTCTCGGCGAACACTACGGCGAGGTGACCGACGTGGGACTGCGCGCGACCCGGCTCGTGACCCCGGACGACACGGAGGTCGTGGTGCCGAACCTGGCAATCTTCGGCGATTCCGTGGCGAACGCCAACGCCGGCGCCGCGGAGATGCTGGCGGTCGCCGAGGTCCACGTCGCCCCGACCGCCGACCACGAACGCGCCGTCGACATCGTCCGCGAGGCCGCGCTCACCTCGCCGTACGTCCGGCTCTCCGGCGAGCATCCCGTGACCGTCATCGTCGAGGATGGGCCCCACTACACGACCATCAGGGGGAAGGCGTACGTCGCGGACCTGCGCGACGAGTTCCCGTTCACCTCGGATGTGACCCGGCGGGCGCTGGCGGAGTTCGACGCGGCCGGCATCGAGCGCCCCCGGTTCGCGCCCGACGAGGCGTAG
- a CDS encoding ribosome biogenesis/translation initiation ATPase RLI encodes MAEDSIAVVDLDRCQPDRCNYECANYCPPNRTGKECIVTREERHGDEPYEGGADQISISEEICLGESCGICVNKCPFDAIEIINLPGELEESPAHRYGENAFGLYGLPAPQEGRVTGVLGPNGIGKSTAVRILAGEITPNLGDHEDEPSWESVLDEYRGTALQDYLEDLRDGKLDVARKPQYVDRIPDQFDGKTSELLDGVDERGVADEITERLGIAGVVDQDIDTLSGGELQRVALAAALVRDADFYFIDEITPYLDIGQRVTAARLIRELAEAEDRSMMVIEHDLAILDLVADTVHVTYGEPGAFGVVTTPKSTRNGINEYLDGYLEAENMRIRQSPIRFEEHAPRQSARGDVLIEYPELTKSYGEGEFTLEVEAGEIRNNEVLGIVGPNGIGKSTFAELLTGRLEPTAGEVDTRLDIAYKPQYIEIDQPMRVDSFLASITDDFGSSYWNTEIAQPLQLERIMEQQLTDLSGGERQRVAIAACLSKDADLYLLDEPSAFLDVEQRVQATSAIRRYTENHDATAMVIDHDIYMIDLLADRLQVFDGEPAEHGHAGEPVGMREGMNQFLANLDVTFRRDQNTGRPRINKPGSQLDRKQKKQGEYYYAPEDAEELDEE; translated from the coding sequence ATGGCCGAGGACAGTATCGCGGTCGTGGACCTGGACCGGTGCCAGCCCGACCGCTGCAACTACGAGTGTGCCAACTACTGCCCGCCCAACCGCACCGGAAAGGAGTGTATCGTCACGCGCGAGGAGCGCCACGGTGACGAGCCGTACGAGGGCGGGGCCGACCAGATATCCATCTCCGAGGAGATCTGCCTGGGCGAGTCGTGTGGCATCTGTGTGAACAAGTGTCCGTTCGACGCCATCGAGATCATCAACCTCCCCGGAGAACTGGAGGAGTCCCCGGCCCACCGCTACGGGGAGAACGCGTTCGGGCTGTACGGCCTCCCCGCCCCGCAGGAGGGCCGCGTGACCGGTGTGCTGGGGCCGAACGGTATCGGGAAGTCGACGGCCGTCCGCATCCTGGCGGGCGAGATAACCCCCAACCTCGGCGACCACGAGGACGAGCCCTCGTGGGAGTCCGTCCTCGACGAGTACCGCGGGACCGCCTTACAGGACTACCTCGAGGACCTCCGGGACGGGAAGCTCGACGTGGCACGCAAGCCCCAGTACGTCGACCGTATCCCCGACCAGTTCGACGGGAAGACCTCGGAACTGCTGGACGGCGTCGACGAGCGCGGCGTCGCCGACGAGATCACCGAGCGCCTGGGCATCGCGGGCGTCGTCGACCAGGACATCGATACGCTGTCCGGCGGCGAACTCCAGCGCGTCGCGCTCGCGGCCGCGCTGGTCCGCGACGCGGACTTCTACTTCATCGACGAGATAACGCCGTACCTCGACATCGGCCAGCGGGTGACGGCGGCTCGCCTGATTCGGGAACTCGCCGAGGCGGAGGACCGCTCGATGATGGTCATCGAACACGACCTCGCTATCCTCGACCTCGTGGCCGACACGGTCCACGTCACCTACGGTGAGCCCGGGGCGTTCGGTGTCGTCACGACGCCCAAATCGACGCGCAACGGCATCAACGAGTACCTCGATGGCTACCTCGAGGCTGAGAACATGCGCATCCGGCAGTCGCCCATCCGCTTCGAGGAGCACGCGCCCCGGCAGAGCGCCCGCGGCGATGTCCTCATCGAGTATCCCGAACTCACCAAGTCCTACGGCGAGGGCGAGTTCACGCTCGAGGTCGAAGCCGGCGAGATACGCAACAACGAGGTTCTCGGCATCGTCGGCCCGAACGGCATCGGGAAGTCGACGTTCGCGGAACTACTGACCGGCCGGCTGGAGCCGACGGCGGGCGAGGTGGACACGCGCCTCGACATCGCCTACAAGCCCCAGTACATCGAGATCGACCAGCCGATGCGGGTCGACTCGTTCCTCGCCTCCATCACGGACGACTTCGGGTCCTCGTACTGGAACACCGAAATCGCCCAGCCCCTGCAACTGGAGCGCATCATGGAGCAACAGCTCACGGACCTCTCGGGCGGGGAGCGCCAGCGCGTCGCCATCGCGGCCTGCCTCTCGAAGGACGCCGACCTCTACCTGCTGGACGAGCCCTCCGCCTTCCTCGACGTCGAACAGCGGGTGCAGGCCACCAGCGCCATCCGGCGCTACACCGAGAACCACGACGCGACGGCGATGGTCATCGACCACGACATCTACATGATCGACCTGCTGGCCGACCGCCTGCAGGTGTTCGACGGCGAGCCGGCCGAACACGGCCACGCCGGCGAACCGGTCGGGATGCGCGAGGGGATGAACCAGTTCCTCGCCAACCTCGACGTGACCTTCCGCCGCGACCAGAACACGGGCCGCCCGCGCATCAACAAGCCCGGCTCGCAACTCGACCGCAAGCAGAAGAAGCAGGGCGAGTACTACTACGCGCCGGAGGATGCCGAGGAGCTGGACGAGGAGTAG